One Malaclemys terrapin pileata isolate rMalTer1 chromosome 21, rMalTer1.hap1, whole genome shotgun sequence DNA window includes the following coding sequences:
- the LOC128827356 gene encoding ras-related protein Rab-11A-like — translation MRGKDDEYDYLFKVVLIGDSGVGKSNLLSRFTRNEFNLESKSTIGVEFATRSIQVDNKTVKAQIWDTAGQERYRAITSAYYRGAVGALLVYDIAKYLTYENAERWLKELQDHADANIVIMLVGNKSDLRHLRAVPTDEAKSFAEKNGLSFIETSALDSTNVETAFHSSLAEIYRIVSQRQMTGQQEPEFGSSTVIDPIKVLPTHQDGKQAPCCQNI, via the exons TGGTGCTGATCGGGGACTCCGGCGTAGGGAAGAGCAACCTCCTCTCGCGCTTCACCCGCAATGAGTTCAACCTGGAAAGCAAGAGCACCATCGGGGTGGAGTTCGCCACCCGGAGCATCCAGGTGGACAACAAGACCGTGAAGGCTCAGATCTGGGACACGGCGGGCCAAGAGCGTTACCGCGCCATCACCTCGGC CTATTACCGGGGGGCGGTGGGTGCCCTCCTGGTCTACGACATTGCCAAGTACCTGACCTACGAGAACGCCGAGCGCTGGCTGAAGGAGCTGCAGGACCACGCCGACGCCAACATCGTCATCATGCTGGTGGGCAACAAGAGCGACCTGCGGCATCTCCGTGCCGTGCCCACCGACGAGGCCAAGAGCTTTGCAG AGAAGAACGGCCTGTCCTTCATTGAGACGTCTGCCCTGGACTCCACCAACGTGGAGACAGCCTTTCACAGCAGCCTGGCAG AAATCTACCGCATCGTGTCGCAGAGGCAGATGACTGGTCAGCAGGAGCCGGAGTTTGGGTCCAGCACGGTCATTGACCCTATCAAAGTCCTGCCCACTCACCAGGATGGGAAACAGGCTCCCTGCTGTCAGAACATATGA